In the genome of Aspergillus luchuensis IFO 4308 DNA, chromosome 2, nearly complete sequence, one region contains:
- the trm82 gene encoding putative tRNA methyltransferase (BUSCO:EOG092632TF;~COG:S;~EggNog:ENOG410PM4G;~InterPro:IPR036322,IPR028884;~go_function: GO:0005515 - protein binding [Evidence IEA];~go_process: GO:0036265 - RNA (guanine-N7)-methylation [Evidence IEA]), translating into MSAQFQHPLQCLRLVQRSTTNILIGSAGSKLYSYSAETGQRLAVWPADVASSETNPVDAESTPELGPPEKKRKVSSSEPQSIGKPAWSNIPIVTGTSNGEHIVALTAEDKCVRVFQLQEDGSFVQLSERAMPKRPSAITLTDDDNTILCGDKFGDVYSLPLIPGDKIPVVTKALRSAKLSHPAATNLTVHTKGNLRALEQQLRLASEGKRDEKSSGPTFEHKVLLGHVSLLTDMAYVSLPVDENKKRSYILTADRDEHIRVSRGPPQAHVIENYCLGHTSFISKLCVPQWAPQYLISGGGDNYLLVWNWAEGRILQKVSLVDEASEATEVAVQGIWATTLGDLRIILVALHGSSRLQCFTLESDGTLKTQASIQLSGNVLDLTPVEKDNTILVSVDSIRQPDSTQEWRASPASPSTLVEAFHVKTGSDSLEWEPTAASVTDKINSTGTEEVPATTEEKQRKELNDSLYGLGHLRKRKGEDE; encoded by the exons ATGTCTGCGCAATTTCAACATCCTTTGCAATGCCTCCGCTTGGTGCAGAGGTCGACTACGAACATTCTGATAGGGTCAGCGGGCTCCAAGCTGTACTCCTACTCCGCAGAGACTGGCCAGCGACTGGCGGTTTGGCCAGCAGATGTCGCTTCGAGTGAAACCAACCCTGTTGACGCAGAGTCCACTCCCGAGCTGGGACCCCcagagaagaagcggaaggtCTCATCGTCAGAACCTCAATCAATTGGCAAGCCTGCCTGGTCAAACATCCCCATAGTAACTGGCACTTCGAACGGCGAGCACATAGTTGCGCTTACCGCCGAAGATAAGTGCGTCCGTGTCTTCCAGCTTCAGGAAGATGGTTCTTTTGTTCAGCTGAGCGAGAG AGCCATGCCCAAGCGACCCTCCGCCATTACCCTCACTGATGACGACAACACTATCCTGTGTGGTGACAAATTTGGAGATGTCTACTCATTGCCACTGATCCCAGGCGACAAGATTCCTGTCGTTACGAAAGCCCTCAGAAGCGCAAAACTTAGCCATCCGGCGGCAACAAACCTGACCGTGCATACGAAGGGCAACTTACGAGCCTTGGAACAACAATTGCGTCTAGCCAGCGAAGGAAAGAGGGATGAGAAGTCCTCTGGCCCGACTTTCGAACACAAAGTCTTGCTTGGCCATGTGTCGCTGCTCACGGATATGGCTTATGTCTCACTTCCGGTGGATGAGAACAAGAAGCGCAGCTACATCCTGACCGCGGACCGAGATGAACATATCCGTGTCTCCCGTGGTCCCCCTCAAGCCCACGTCATTGAAAACTACTGCTTGGGCCATACTTCATTCATCAGCAAGCTTTGTGTGCCTCAGTGGGCACCCCAGTATCTCATTTCCGGTGGAGGCGACAACTACCTGCTCGTTTGGAACTGGGCTGAAGGCCGTATTCTCCAGAAGGTCTCCCTGGTAGACGAGGCATCGGAAGCTACAGAGGTTGCAGTGCAGGGTATCTGGGCGACGACCCTTGGAGACCTGCGTATCATCCTTGTCGCACTTCACGG ATCCTCCCGTCTGCAATGCTTCACGCTGGAATCCGACGGCACCCTGAAAACACAAGCCTCCATCCAACTCTCCGGCAACGTCCTCGATCTTACCCCCGTTGAGAAAGACAACACCATCCTTGTCTCTGTCGACTCTATCCGCCAGCCTGACTCAACTCAAGAATGGAGAGCCAGccccgcctccccctccaccctgGTTGAAGCATTCCACGTCAAAACCGGCAGCGACAGCTTGGAATGGGAGCCGACCGCAGCGTCTGTGACCGATAAGATCAACTCCACCGGCACGGAAGAAGTCCCAGCCACCACGGAGGAGAAGCAACGGAAGGAACTGAACGACTCGCTATATGGATTGGGACATCtt
- the RPP0 gene encoding 60S ribosomal protein uL10 (BUSCO:EOG09264G1I;~COG:J;~EggNog:ENOG410PGUR;~InterPro:IPR001790,IPR043141,IPR040637,IPR043164, IPR030670;~PFAM:PF00428,PF17777,PF00466;~go_process: GO:0042254 - ribosome biogenesis [Evidence IEA]), whose protein sequence is MGGKSATKAAYFEKLKALLDEYKTVFIVGVDNVSSQQMHEIRLSLRGEGVVLMGKNTMVRRAIKGFVNDNPEYERLLPFVKGNVGFIFTNGDLKSTKEKILANRVAAPARAGAIAPGDVWIPAGNTGMEPGKTSFFQALGVPTKIARGTIEITTDLKLVEAGNKVGPSEATLLNMLNISPFTYGMTIQQVYDQGQCFSSAVLDIEESQLLEAFSSAINTITTISLAVNYPTLPAVMHSLVNSYKKVLAVAVETEYSWPEIEELKDRIANPDAYASAAPAAAAAPAAGGAPAAEAPKEEEEESDEDMGFGLFD, encoded by the exons ATGGGGGGCAAGTCTGCTACCAAGGCCGCTTACttcgagaagctcaaggcCCTTCTCGATGAGTACAAGACGGTCTTCATTGTCGGTGTCGACAATGTCAGCTCTCAGCAGATGCACGAGATTCGTCTGAGTCTCCGTGGCGAGGGTGTCGTCCTGATGGGTAAGAACACCATG GTTCGCCGTGCCATCAAGGGCTTCGTCAACGACAACCCCGAGTACGAGCGTCTGCTCCCCTTCGTTAAGG GTAACGTTGGtttcatcttcaccaacggTGACCTCAAGTccaccaaggagaagatcctggCCAACCGTGTCGCTGCTCCCGCTCGTGCCGGTGCCATCGCCCCTGGCGATGTCTGGATTCCCGCTGGTAACACCGGTATGGAACCCGGTAAgacctctttcttccaggCTCTCGGTGTCCCCACCAAGATTGCTCGTGGTACCATTGAAATTACCACCGACCTCAAGCTCGTTGAGGCTGGAAACAAGGTCGGTCCCTCTGAGGCCACCCTGTTGAACATGCTCAACATCTCTCCCTTCACCTATGGTATGACCATCCAGCAGGTCTACGACCAGGGTCAGTGCTTCAGCTCTGCTGTTTTGGACATTGAGGAGTCTCAGCTCCTCGAGGCCTTCTCCAgcgccatcaacaccatcaccaccatctccctggCTGTTAACTACCCCACCCTCCCCGCTGTCATGCACTCCCTGGTCAACAGCTACAAGAAGGTTCTTGCCGTTGCTGTTGAGACCGAGTACAGCTGGCCCGAGATTGAGGAGCTCAAGGACCGTATTGCCAACCCTGACGCTTACGCCTCCGCTGCtcctgccgctgccgctgccccTGCTGCCGGTGGTGCTCCCGCCGCTGAGGCtcccaaggaggaagaggaggagtccGACGAGGACATGGGCTTCGGCCTCTTCGACTAA
- the HEM12 gene encoding uroporphyrinogen decarboxylase HEM12 (BUSCO:EOG09262JZK;~COG:H;~EggNog:ENOG410PGWW;~InterPro:IPR000257,IPR006361,IPR038071;~PFAM:PF01208;~go_function: GO:0004853 - uroporphyrinogen decarboxylase activity [Evidence IEA];~go_process: GO:0006779 - porphyrin-containing compound biosynthetic process [Evidence IEA]), producing MQHQFEPLKNDLLLRAARGEKVQRPPIWVMRQAGRYLPEYHEAKAGRDFFECCRDPEVASTLTLQPIDRYAGLIDAAIIFSDILVIPQAMGMQVEMVDKKGPHFPEPLQSPDDGQYEKVMQKEVDVKSELDYVYKAITLTRHKLQGRVPLIGFCGAPWTLLCYMVEGGGTKLFVQSKKWIYKYPKESQALLQKIAEICVEYLALQVAAGAQLVQVFDSWAGELSPAAFKSFSLPYLRHISANLPKKLKEMGLEPVPMTVFAKGAWFGLEDLCESGYNVVGLDWLHDPAEARRIANGRVTIQGNADPGVLYGGREAITEAVETMVRGFEKGKQGWIANLGHGVTPFVNPDDLKFFFEEIHRLTV from the exons ATGCAGCATCAATTCGAGCCATTGAAGAACGACCTCTTGCTGAGGGCAGCTAGGG GCGAGAAAGTCCAGCGTCCTCCGATATGGGTTATGCGGCAAG CTGGCCGTTACCTCCCAGAGTATCATGAAGCCAAGGCTGGCCGCGACTTTTTCGAATGCTGCCGCGACCCCGAAGTCGCATCGACGTTGACGCTCCAGCCCATCGACCGCTACGCCGGACTCATCGATGCCGCTATTATCTTCTCCGATATCCTGGTCATTCCCCAGGCCATGGGAATGCAGGTTGAGATGGTCGACAAGAAGGGTCCCCATTTCCCCGAACCGCTCCAGTCGCCCGATGACGGACAGTACGAGAAAGTGATGCagaaggaggtggatgtcaaGTCGGAGCTCGACTACGTCTACAAAGCTATCACCCTCACCCGCCACAAGCTGCAGGGTCGTGTGCCGTTGATCGGCTTTTGCGGTGCCCCGTGGACTCTGCTGTGCTACATGGTCGAGGGAGGTGGCACGAAACTGTTCGTCCAGTCGAAGAAGTGGATCTACAAGTACCCCAAGGAGTCGCAGGCTCTCCTGCAGAAGATCGCCGAGATCTGTGTCGAATACCTGGCGCTTcaggttgctgctggtgctcaGCTGGTACAGGTCTTCGACTCCTGGGCGGGTGAGCTGTCTCCGGCCGCTTTCAAGTCGTTCTCTCTTCCCTACCTGCGTCACATTTCGGCGAACCTGCCtaagaagctgaaggagatgggACTGGAGCCTGTTCCCATGACTGTCTTCGCGAAGGGTGCGTGGTTCGGCCTTGAGGATCTCTGCGAGTCGGGCTACAACGTTGTTGGCTTGGACTGGCTGCATGACCCCGCTGAGGCTAGACGGATTGCCAACGGTCGTGTGACGATCCAGGGTAACGCTGACCCCGGTGTTCTCTATGGAGGTCGCGAGGCTATCACGGAGGCTGTGGAGACTATGGTTCGGGGATTCGAAAAGGGCAAGCAAGGCTGGATTGCCAACTTGGGTCACG GTGTGACTCCTTTCGTCAACCCGGATGATCTCAAGttcttcttcgaggagaTCCACCGTCTGACGGTGTAA
- the FCY1 gene encoding cytosine deaminase (COG:F;~EggNog:ENOG410PNUF;~InterPro:IPR002125,IPR016193;~PFAM:PF14437,PF00383;~go_function: GO:0003824 - catalytic activity [Evidence IEA]) gives MESDAGFIAAVEEAKQGAAEGGVPIGACLVSKDGKILGRGHNMRVQKGSPVLHAEMSALENSGRLPASAYEGATMYTTLSPCDMCTGACILYKVKRVVVGENKSFMGGEDYLKSRGKEVVVLDNAECKQLMEKFMKEKPELWNEDISV, from the exons ATGGAGTCTGACGCCGGATTCATTGCTGCTGTGGAAGAAGCCAAGCAAGGCGCTGCTGAGGGTGGTGTGCCCATTGGAGCTTGTTTGGTCtccaaggatggcaagaTTCTAGGCCGCGGTCACAATATGCGCGTTCAGAAGGGTAGTCCGGTGTTGCAT GCTGAGATGTCCGCGCTCGAGAACTCCGGTCGTCTGCCCGCTTCGGCCTATGAGGGCGCTACTATGTACACTACCCTGTCGCCGTGCGACATGTGCACCGGTGCTTGCATCCTCTACAAGGTTAAGCGCGTTGTCGTGGGGGAGAACAAGAGCTTCATGGGTGGTGAGGACTACCTTAAGAGCCGCGGGAAGGAGGTTGTGGTTTTGGACAACGCAGAGTGTAAGCAGCTGATGGAGAAGTTtatgaaggagaagccggaGCTTTG GAACGAGGACATTTCCGTCTGA
- the YDJ1 gene encoding type I HSP40 co-chaperone YDJ1 (COG:O;~EggNog:ENOG410PG3M;~InterPro:IPR008971,IPR002939,IPR001623,IPR036869, IPR012724,IPR001305,IPR036410,IPR018253;~PFAM:PF00684,PF01556;~go_function: GO:0005524 - ATP binding [Evidence IEA];~go_function: GO:0031072 - heat shock protein binding [Evidence IEA];~go_function: GO:0051082 - unfolded protein binding [Evidence IEA];~go_process: GO:0006457 - protein folding [Evidence IEA];~go_process: GO:0009408 - response to heat [Evidence IEA]), translating into MVKETKFYDILGVPPTASEAQLKSAYKKGALKYHPDKNTNNPEAAEKFKELSHAYETLSDPQKRSLYDQLGEEGLEHGGAGGGMGAEDLFAQFFGGGGGFGGMFGGGMRDQGPKKARTIHHVHKVNLEDIYRGKVSKLALQKSVICPGCDGRGGKEGAVKSCTGCNGSGMKTMMRQMGPMIQRFQTVCPDCNGEGEIIREKDRCKRCNGKKTTVERKVLHVHVDRGVKNGHKIEFRGEGDQMPGVLPGDVVFEIEQKPHPRFQRKDDDLFYQAEIDLLTALGGGTINIEHLDDRWLTVTVAPGEVITPGMCFPSPTSTSAHQSNVLSAGAIKVIKGQGMPSYRHHDFGNLYIQFDVKFPEKDQLKNLELLEQVLPPRMEQTQPPQDAMIEDFELEDIDGSETSQARAHGAANSMDEDDDDVPPGAERVQCASQ; encoded by the exons ATGGTCAAGGAAACTAAGTTTTACGATATCTTGGGG GTTCCCCCGACGGCTTCTGAGGCCCAACTGAAGTCTGCCTACAAGAAGGGTGCTCTGAAGTACCACCCTG ACAAGAACACAAACAACCCCGAAGCCGCTGAGAAGTTCAAGGAATTGTCTCACGCTTACGAAACCCTCTCCGACCCCCAGAAGCGTAGCCTTTACGACCAgcttggtgaggagggtcTTGAGCATGGCGGTGCTGGCGGTGGTATGGGCGCCGAGGACCTTTTCGCTCAGTTcttcggcggcggtggtggtttcgGCGGCATGTTCGGTGGTGGCATGCGTGACCAGGGCCCCAAGAAGGCTCGTACCATTCATCACGTTCACAAGGTCAACCTCGAGGATATCTACCGCGGTAAGGTCTCGAAGCTGGCCCTTCAGAAGTCCGTCATCTGCCCGGGTTGTGATGGTCGCGGTGGTAAGGAGGGTGCTGTCAAGTCGTGTACCGGCTGCAATGGTTCCGGTATGAAGACCATGATGCGCCAGATGGGTCCCATGATCCAGCGATTCCAGACCGTTTGCCCCGACTGCAATGGCGAGGGTGAGATCATCCGTGAGAAGGACCGCTGCAAGCGCTGTAACGGCAAGAAGACCACCGTGGAGCGCAAGGTTCTCCACGTCCACGTTGACCGTGGTGTGAAGAACGGCCACAAGATTGAGTTCCGCGGCGAGGGTGACCAAATGCCCGGTGTTCTGCCCGGCGACGTCGTTTTCGAGATTGAGCAGAAGCCCCACCCTCGCTTCCAGCGCAAGGACGACGACCTCTTCTACCAGGCCGAGATCGACCTGCTCACTGCTCTTGGCGGTGGTACCATCAACATTGAGCATCTTGATGACCGGTGGTTGACCGTGACCGTCGCTCCAGGCGAGGTCATCACTCCTGGTATGTGcttcccctctccaaccTCGACCTCGGCGCATCAGTCTAACGTTCTCTCTGCAGGTGCTATCAAGGTTATCAAGGGCCAGGGTATGCCTTCCTACCGCCACCACGACTTCGGTAACCTCTACATCCAATTCGATGTGAAGTTCCCCGAGAAGGATCAGCTCAAGAACCTCGAGTTGCTCGAGCAGGTCCTGCCTCCTCGCATGGAGCAGACCCAACCCCCGCAGGACGCCATGATCGAGGACTTCGAGCTGGAGGACATCGATGGCAGCGAGACCTCTCAGGCTCGCGCACACGGTGCCGCCAACTCcatggacgaggatgacgatgatgttccTCCTGGCGCTGAGCGTGTGCAGTGCGCATCGCAGTAA
- the VPS53 gene encoding putative GARP complex subunit Vps53 (BUSCO:EOG092612AK;~COG:U;~EggNog:ENOG410PGSP;~InterPro:IPR039766,IPR007234;~PFAM:PF04100,PF10475;~go_component: GO:0000938 - GARP complex [Evidence IEA];~go_process: GO:0042147 - retrograde transport, endosome to Golgi [Evidence IEA]) has product MSATTTTPGQMSSNGEGPLDPLDAADYDPIDHLNSIFSHPSTLSSVSQVSQSLREYEDELDNDIGALVEDQVTSNAESVERVQAAKADLTELFKKIDDVRDRASRTELAITEMTADIKQLDNAKKNLTLSMTVLKRLQMLTTAYDQLRSLGRTRQYRDCAQLLQAVIQLMAHFKSYRSIDQIALLSRNVADIQRELLEQVCEDFELTFAKGEVGQKRHVLSEGCLVMDALGDHAKSRLVTWYCNFQLREYRQVFRNNEEAGSLDNISRRYAWFRRILKNYDEEYAPIFPASWRVNEILANVFCEGTREDFKGILSRSVRNGQTIDVNLLLSCLQETLDFEHSLERRFVSPSRPSTDTFASSEAPVFGQAISEAFEPYLSVWVEAQDKQLAALIPKYRQQPAKPADEEFDSHIVISSSTDLFTFYRHSLQQCAKLSTGASLAELAKVFAKYLDQYAQVLLYYISERPTGHTPSKVPGTEELILVLNTADYCYTTCNQLEEKIKGRLDKNLKQSVDLQSQADSFMGIASAAVRGLVRKVEIDLEPCWREMRNTPWNRLEGVSDQSSYVGELMSKTQTRCSELLQLLHKQQYARAFADHVVELISNVFIATVFQCKPIAETGAEQMLLDAYTLKTGLSSLLPSPAPAGFVKRVNASFAKIEALLKTLQVQPSPPEALVQAYLVHIADQNNANFRKILDIKGIRSRQEQNHLLELFQIHRASDRYAANLQQSNPILSAMQASATPSSGTVSQGLGLGTAAASIGASTRFDPTMLGSAIISAAKDGVDRFGTPMSSVNTTNLTPGGGAISGALTSPASTPGPLGQTQTQGGESTTAAGNLNENLKNIGKFFRRDLGGFGGRFGRGGDDGN; this is encoded by the exons ATGTCcgccactaccaccacccccggccAAATGTCCTCCAACGGGGAGGGCCCCCTCGATCCTTTGGACGCAG CGGACTACGATCCGATCGACCACTTGAACTCAATcttttcccacccctccacctTGTCGTCGGTGTCCCAGGTCTCCCAGTCCCTCCGCGAATATGAGGATGAGCTCGACAACGATATCGGCGCACTGGTCGAAGACCAGGTCACTTCCAATGCGGAGAGTGTCGAGCGCGTCCAGGCCGCCAAGGCCGACTTGACGGAGCTGTTCAAGAAGATTGACGATGTGCGCGACCGCGCGTCCAGGACAGAGCTGGCCATTACGGAGATGACGGCGGATATCAAGCAGCTGGACAATGCGAAGAAGAACCTCACGCTGTCGATGACGGTCCTGAAGAGACTGCAGATGCTAACGACAGCCTACGACCAATTACGTTCTCTGGGCCGGACGCGGCAGTACCGCGACTGTGCTCAGCTGCTACAGGCGGTCATACAGCTGATGGCGCATTTCAAGTCGTATCGCTCGATCGATCAGATTGCGCTGCTCAGTCGGAACGTTGCGGATATACAACGGGAGCTTCTGGAGCAAGTCTGCGAGGACTTCGAGTTGACCTTCGCGAAAGGGGAAGTCGGCCAAAAGAGGCACGTGCTCTCGGAGGGCTGCTTGGTTATGGATGCGCTTGGCGATCATGCAAAGTCCAGGTTGGTGACCTGGTATTGCAACTTCCAGCTACGTGAATACCGCCAGGTTTTTAGGAACAACGAAGAGGCCGGGTCACTGGACAATATCTCACGGCGGTATGCCTGGTTCAGGCGGATTTTGAAGAACTACGATGAGGAATATGCGCCCATCTTTCCTGCCTCCTGGAGGGTCAACGAAATCCTGGCGAATGTTTTCTGCGAAGGTACGCGGGAGGACTTCAAGGGCATTCTCTCCCGATCGGTGCGCAATGGCCAGACCATTGATGTCAACCTGCTACTGTCCTGTCTACAAGAGACGCTGGACTTTGAGCATTCCCTTGAACGGCGGTTTGTCAGTCCATCTCGGCCTTCGACGGATACGTTCGCCTCGAGTGAGGCACCAGTCTTTGGTCAAGCCATCTCAGAGGCGTTCGAGCCCTACCTGAGCGTCTGGGTTGAGGCCCAGGACAAGCAGCTGGCTGCGCTTATCCCTAAATACCGCCAACAACCCGCGAAGCCAGCGGATGAAGAATTTGACTCGCACATTGTTatatcctcttccaccgaCCTTTTCACGTTCTACCGGCATTCGTTGCAGCAGTGCGCGAAGCTATCTACTGGCGCTAGCCTTGCGGAGCTTGCGAAGGTATTCGCGAAGTATCTCGATCAGTATGCACAGGTCCTGCTCTATTACATCAGTGAAAGGCCTACGGGTCACACCCCCTCGAAGGTACCAGGTACCGAGGAACTTATCCTAGTGCTCAACACTGCGGACTATTGCTATACGACCTGCAATCAATTAGAGGAAAAGATCAAGGGTAGGCTCGACAAAAACCTCAAACAGTCGGTGGACCTACAAAGTCAAGCGGACTCGTTCATGGGCATTGCTTCTGCAGCTGTTCGAGGACTGGTACGTAAGGTCGAGATTGACCTGGAGCCCTGCTGGCGGGAGATGCGCAACACACCCTGGAACCGGCTGGAGGGCGTAAGCGATCAAAGCTCCTATGTCGGCGAGCTAATGTCCAAGACGCAGACAAGATGCTCTGAATTGTTGCAGCTGCTGCATAAGCAACAGTATGCCCGCGCATTTGCAGACCATGTGGTGGAGCTGATATCGAACGTGTTCATTGCGACTGTCTTCCAGTGCAAGCCGATCGCGGAGACCGGTGCAGAGCAG ATGCTTCTGGATGCCTACACCCTCAAGACTGGCCTCTCGTCGCTCCTCCCCAGCCCCGCGCCAGCGGGTTTCGTAAAGCGCGTCAACGCCAGCTTCGCGAAGATCGAAGCCCTCCTCAAGACTCTCCAAGTTCAACCGTCTCCTCCTGAGGCCCTCGTCCAGGCCTACCTGGTCCACATCGCCGACCAAAACAACGCCAACTTCCGCAAGATCCTCGACATCAAGGGCATTCGCAGTCGCCAGGAACAAAACCACCTCTTAGAACTCTTCCAAATCCATCGAGCATCTGATCGCTACGCAGCGAACCTCCAGCAGAGCAACCCCATCTTGTCCGCCATGCAGGCCTCCGCGACACCATCCTCCGGCACCGTCTCGCAGGGTCTCGGTCTCGGCACTGCTGCAGCATCCATCGGCGCCTCCACCCGCTTCGACCCTACCATGCTCGGGTccgccatcatctccgccgccaaAGACGGTGTAGATCGATTCGGGACGCCAATGAGCTCAGTCAACACGACTAACCTGACCCCAGGTGGTGGCGCCATATCCGGCGCCTTGACCAGCCCGGCCTCTACTCCTGGACCGTTGGGGCAAACACAAACGCAGGGCGGAGAAagcaccaccgccgcagGCAACCTGAACGAGAATCTGAAGAACATTGGAAAATTCTTCCGTCGGGATCTGGGTGGATTCGGAGGCAGGTTTGGacggggtggtgatgatggcaattga